The following are from one region of the Cystobacter fuscus DSM 2262 genome:
- a CDS encoding NADH-quinone oxidoreductase subunit C, whose amino-acid sequence MSTYALDRVTAQFPEAVAERYLDRTGGAWAVIHAEHLPKVAAFLKHELDFKLFVSIDAVDRLHLAENDPRFEVVYFISSLSRREHVRLKVRVSEAQLEIPSLVPVFKGANWWERFVWDFYGVRFAGHPDLRRVLLYEEFQGHPLRKDYALRDRQPLIPERPIKDIFRGPGTSGVS is encoded by the coding sequence TTGAGCACCTACGCACTCGACAGGGTCACTGCCCAGTTTCCGGAGGCAGTGGCGGAGCGCTATTTGGACCGCACGGGCGGCGCCTGGGCCGTCATCCACGCGGAGCACCTTCCCAAGGTGGCCGCCTTCCTCAAGCACGAGCTGGACTTCAAGCTCTTCGTGTCGATCGACGCGGTGGACCGGCTCCACCTGGCGGAGAACGATCCGCGCTTCGAGGTCGTCTACTTCATCAGCTCCCTGTCGCGCCGCGAGCACGTGCGCCTCAAGGTGCGGGTGAGCGAAGCGCAGTTGGAGATCCCCTCGCTGGTGCCCGTGTTCAAGGGCGCCAACTGGTGGGAACGCTTCGTGTGGGACTTCTACGGCGTGCGCTTCGCGGGACACCCGGACCTGCGCCGCGTGTTGCTCTACGAGGAGTTCCAGGGCCACCCCCTGCGCAAGGACTACGCCCTGCGCGACCGGCAGCCGCTCATTCCCGAGCGGCCCATCAAGGACATCTTCCGCGGCCCCGGTACCAGCGGCGTCTCCTGA